Proteins from a genomic interval of Uloborus diversus isolate 005 chromosome 4, Udiv.v.3.1, whole genome shotgun sequence:
- the LOC129220996 gene encoding acyl-CoA-binding domain-containing protein 5-like, whose translation MTTRDKFMAAVEIINSLPRNGTFQPSEDLILKLYAFQKQAIDGPCKTSKPSIWDMSARNKWNAWNALGAMSKETAMDKYIDELKKVIETMSYNEKVSKFMSLIGPFYEVVTADEIDQGEKS comes from the exons ATGACAACCCGTGATAAATTCATGGCTGCTGTTGAAATCATTAATAGTTTGCCTCGCAATG GTACTTTTCAACCATCTGAGGACTTAATATTAAAGTTGTACGCATTTCAGAAGCAAGCAATTGATGGCCCATGTAAAACTTCAAAGCCATCAATTTGGGACATGTCAGCCAGAAATAAATG GAATGCTTGGAATGCTTTAGGTGCTATGTCTAAGGAAACTGCCATGGACAAATACATTGATGAGCTGAAAAAG gTGATCGAAACCATGTCATACAATGagaaagtttctaaatttatgtcATTAATCGGACCATTTTATGAAGTTGTAACTGCTGATGAAATAGATCAAGgagaaaaaagttag
- the LOC129220394 gene encoding nucleolar complex protein 3 homolog produces MGTKVAASKKNNKKLNKKKKGKVMKTERKKISSASQSNEENQNVSAGEDAESDASSVEMSDCEEYEKNPRLLKTIKLRNLLPVKSKKGLLYRSEVVKDQQFDAESSIQDVNAENSTSVRQQSLVQRFVTQRKKLDALKQKIALLCTSIIEDPQSNIIALKELITSLQNPTTDMIVSEKRILCFSLVNVFVDILPGYKIRPPGESDNKVQLKKETKKLVAFETNLLKYYKKYLDHLNDLIRDMKLKTNLEGASQVKIKAVKEIGFVAVKCMCELLYSNFNFNFFKNICNKLVPLVLEDDDELVNMVCLSFEKMFKADTRGEAAFELVNQIVHFIKARKFVVPPALLRSFQSLNLREARVNVEKVDMTKGRQEWRMMSRTERRNKKKLKDLEAELKEAEAHESVENVKKYHTQTLNKVFWVFFHILKDADKITLIAPALEGLSRFAYLINLEFFDDLNTVLCSLMESGKLSDIDKLHSVYTLFTILAGQAESLHIDPHKIYCHMYQGLLNLNHYTNVAHYDLVLKCLEFNILRKRKKISSSRVLAFTKRISTVSLHTPFHASLGLLSAVRNILLNVKSSDILLDSESLFGNGIYLPEMEDPEHCNATSTRLWEFHILKKHFNPVVRLYSQYLLHGCPTQGRLALPEKLLKATPEETLNMFADIVEKNKFDFLEDADEPPKKKFKFDDLGSFSYEQNISLDISKKEVKNVNFRHCLSV; encoded by the coding sequence ATGGGAACTAAAGTAGCTGCTTCtaaaaagaataacaaaaaacttaataagaaaaagaaaggtAAAGTTATGAAAACCGAACGTAAAAAAATATCGAGTGCCTCTCAATctaatgaagaaaatcaaaatgtTTCGGCAGGCGAAGATGCGGAAAGTGATGCTAGTTCCGTTGAAATGAGTGATTGTGAAGAATATGAAAAGAACCCAAGGCTTTTGAAAACAATCAAATTGCGGAATTTGTTACCTGTCAAAAGTAAGAAAGGATTACTTTACAGATCTGAAGTCGTTAAAGACCAGCAATTCGATGCTGAATCCTCGATTCAAGATGTCAATGCTGAAAATTCTACCAGTGTGCGTCAACAGTCTTTAGTCCAACGTTTTGTCACTCAACGCAAAAAGTTAGATGCTTTGAAGCAAAAGATAGCATTGCTGTGCACATCCATTATTGAAGATCCTCAGAGCAATATCATCGCACTTAAAGAACTCATAACATCGCTGCAAAATCCTACTACTGATATGATTGTCAGTGAGAAaagaattttatgtttttctctGGTGAATGTTTTTGTTGATATACTCCCAGGATACAAAATAAGACCTCCCGGTGAGTCTGATAATAAAGTTCAGTTgaagaaagaaacaaagaaattGGTCGCTTTCGAAACTAATCtcctaaaatattataaaaaatacctCGATCATCTGAATGATTTAATCAGAGAcatgaaattgaaaacaaatttagaaGGTGCTTCTCAAGTGAAGATAAAAGCAGTGAAAGAAATAGGATTTGTAGCTGTGAAATGCATGTGCGAATTGCTATAttctaatttcaattttaatttctttaagaaTATTTGTAATAAGCTTGTGCCTCTAGTTCTTGAAGATGACGATGAACTAGTCAATATGGTATGCTTGtcgtttgaaaaaatgttcaaagctGATACTCGTGGCGAAGCGGCGTTCGAATTGGTGAACCAAATCGTGCATTTCATCAAggcgagaaaatttgttgtaccGCCAGCTTTGTTACGATCATTTCAGAGCTTAAATCTGAGAGAAGCGAGAGTAAATGTGGAGAAAGTGGACATGACGAAAGGCCGCCAGGAATGGCGCATGATGTCCCGAACAGAACGGCGcaacaagaaaaaattaaaagatttagaAGCTGAATTGAAAGAAGCTGAAGCTCACGAAAGTgttgaaaatgtcaaaaaatatcaCACTCAAACCCTTAATAAagtattttgggtattttttcatattttgaaagaTGCTGATAAGATAACGCTTATTGCACCAGCTTTGGAGGGTTTATCAAGGTTTGCATATTTGATTAACTTGGAGTTCTTTGATGATCTTAACACCGTTTTGTGCAGTTTAATGGAAAGTGGAAAGCTTAGTGATATTGACAAGCTTCATAGCGTCTATACACTGTTTACTATTTTGGCTGGTCAAGCAGAATCACTTCATATAGATCCACATAAAATTTACTGTCATATGTATCAAGGGTTATTAAATCTTAATCATTATACCAATGTTGCACATTATGACTTGGTTCTTAAATGTTTAGAATTCAACATCTTGAGAAAGCGGAAGAAAATATCATCAAGTAGAGTGTTGGCTTTTACGAAAAGAATTTCAACTGTTAGTTTGCATACACCATTCCATGCTTCTTTAGGTCTTCTGAGTGCAGTGCGGAACATTCTGTTGAATGTTAAAAGCAGTGATATTCTTTTAGATTCGGAAAGTTTATTCGGGAACGGTATATATCTGCCCGAGATGGAAGACCCAGAACATTGTAATGCCACGTCCACAAGATTGTGGGAATTTCATATCTTGAAGAAACATTTCAATCCTGTGGTTAGGTTGTATTCACAGTATCTGTTGCATGGTTGTCCCACTCAGGGCAGACTTGCTCTTCCAGAAAAACTTCTGAAAGCAACTCCAGAGGAAACGCTAAACATGTTTGCCgatattgttgaaaaaaataaatttgacttTTTGGAAGATGCTGACGAAcctccgaagaaaaaattcaaatttgatgaTTTGGGTAGTTTTTCTTATGAACAGAATATAAGCTTAGACATTTCTAAAAAAGaggttaaaaatgtaaattttaggcattgtttgtcTGTTTGA